One Phaseolus vulgaris cultivar G19833 chromosome 2, P. vulgaris v2.0, whole genome shotgun sequence DNA window includes the following coding sequences:
- the LOC137809263 gene encoding uncharacterized protein: protein MSKTLLRELCFRWVERRGGFWIRSIFVPFTRLDVYVSLGFRVAGENIDLGNNNIDCQTRTIFHSTNVSVDMIYDELIKRANGSKQCSIDEFCRLYILLGLSEFLLPNRSGRVFLGLFKIIDNIQCLHRYDWGGVVYDYLVGSLCCASMSITNKGNSNYFCIVGCVYLLQMWALEHVLFAKTKGQSRCAKFPQILFWKDVKFPDSGVASTLQKNLVPLTKEELHQEVVKEALKEPCSGKKGKTKKIRELAEIVKENEALSRALDHQAAVIGTLEKVVSRLEEVLAEKENQEKGEPNLSNENHVHKD, encoded by the exons ATGAGTAAGACTTTGTTGCGGGAGCTATGTTTCAGATGGGTTGAGAGGAGGGGAGGTTTTTGGATACGATCTATATTTGTTCCATTTACACGGTTAGATGTGTATGTAAGTTTGGGTTTCAGGGTTGCTGGAGAGAACATTGATTTGGGTAATAACAATATTGATTGTCAGACTAGGACCATATTTCATAGTACAAATGTCAGTGTTGACATGATCTACGATGAACTAATCAAACGTGCCAATGGTTCTAAGCAATGTAGTATCGATGAATTTTGTAGGTTATACATTTTGTTAGGTTTGTCAGAGTTCCTCTTGCCAAATAGAAGTGGTAGGGTATTTTTAGGGTTGTTTAAGATAATTGATAACATTCAGTGTCTTCATCGGTATGATTGGGGTGGTGTAGTTTACGACTATTTGGTTGGTAGTTTGTGTTGTGCTTCGATGTCGATTACCAACAAAggaaattcaaattatttttgcaTTGTTGGTTGTGTTTATCTGTTGCAG ATGTGGGCGTTGGAGCATGTCTTATTCGCCAAGACGAAAGGCCAAAGTAGATGTGCCAAGTTCCCCCAAATTTTGTTTTGGAAGGATGTCAAATTTCCTGATAGTGGAGTTGCTTCTACTCTGCAGAAAAACTTA GTTCCTCTGACAAAGGAAGAGCTTCATCAAGAAGTTGTCAAAGAGGCCTTGAAAGAACCCTGCTCTGGAAAAAAAGGGAAGACGAAAAAAATACGTGAACTTGCAGAAATTGTTAAAGAAAACGAGGCCTTGAGTCGTGCACTTGATCATCAAGCGGCCGTCATTGGTACGCTAGAGAAAGTTGTTAGCCGTTTGGAAGAAGTGTTGGCGGAAAAAGAAAACCAGGAAAAAGGTGAACCTAATTTGTCCAATGAAAACCATGTTCATAAGgactga